A stretch of Babylonia areolata isolate BAREFJ2019XMU chromosome 23, ASM4173473v1, whole genome shotgun sequence DNA encodes these proteins:
- the LOC143298276 gene encoding protein GVQW3-like yields the protein MAEPILVELYDHVECRVVIKFLYLRDCTPSETFDEMKETYGEDAPSHDVVKHWHRQFKYDRISLETAPIPGRPQSAIDEDTIRQVEAAILEFRRLIIHQLAQDVKISAGSVEKTPTHP from the exons ATGGCCGAGCCTATCCTTGTGGAGCTGTATGACCATG TTGAATGCAGAGTGGTCATTAAGTTTCTCTACTTGAGAGACTGCACACCAAGTGAGACATTcgatgagatgaaagagacttATGGGGAGGATGCCCCATCGCATGACGTAGTCAAGCACTGGCATCGTCAGTTCAAGTATGATCGGATATCGTTGGAAACGGCTCCCATTCCCGGGCGACCACAGtccgccattgatgaagacaccatccggcaagtggaggccgccattttAGAGTTTCGCCGCTTGATCATTCACCAACTAGCCCAAGATGTGAAGATCAGTGCGGGGTCTGtggaaaaaaccccaactcatCCATGA